One genomic segment of Kordiimonas sp. SCSIO 12603 includes these proteins:
- a CDS encoding J domain-containing protein translates to MTPYDAAKILGLSGNITPEQAKKAHREACKKYHPDINPAGEEMMKLVNEAYSVLQDFTGDVKEQQTEYGEQLNAALNAILNLSGLFIEVCGAWVWVTGNTIQHKATLKAAGYKWANKKKAWYFRPEEYRSRGRGQSSLEEIRAKYGSSKPQGKGHDRLQAS, encoded by the coding sequence ATGACACCTTATGACGCAGCAAAAATCCTTGGTCTAAGCGGTAACATCACACCCGAACAGGCAAAGAAAGCTCATAGAGAAGCTTGTAAGAAATATCATCCAGACATCAACCCCGCAGGGGAAGAAATGATGAAACTGGTGAACGAGGCTTATAGCGTCCTGCAAGATTTCACTGGTGACGTGAAGGAGCAGCAAACCGAATATGGCGAACAGCTAAATGCAGCTTTAAACGCCATCCTGAATTTATCAGGTTTGTTCATAGAAGTATGTGGGGCTTGGGTATGGGTGACAGGTAACACCATCCAGCACAAAGCAACACTTAAAGCCGCTGGTTACAAATGGGCGAATAAAAAGAAAGCATGGTATTTCAGGCCAGAGGAATATCGCAGTCGTGGGCGTGGTCAGTCATCACTCGAAGAGATCAGAGCCAAATACGGCTCAAGCAAACCACAAGGCAAAGGCCATGACAGATTGCAAGCATCTTGA